In Carettochelys insculpta isolate YL-2023 chromosome 21, ASM3395843v1, whole genome shotgun sequence, a single genomic region encodes these proteins:
- the ANGPTL2 gene encoding angiopoietin-related protein 2, which translates to MMKAARLIYVLLFAVMGLTASKTEEFESSDESTEQEFIYMNRYKRSSDSQDKCTYTFIVPQQKVTGAICVNSKEPEVVLENRVNKQELELLNNELLKQKRQIETLQQLVEVDGGIVNEVKLLRKESRNMNSRVTQLYMQLLHEIIRKRDNALELSQLENKILNQTADMLQLTNKYKDLEYKYQHLVSIANNQSIIIAQLEEHCQRMPSIKPIPQPPQPPNRMYQPPTYNRIINQIATNEIQSDQNLKVLPPNLPTMPPVTNIPTSTDKPSGPWRDCLQALEDGHDTSSIYLVKPENTNRLMQVWCDQRHDPGGWTVIQRRLDGSVNFFRNWDTYKQGFGNIDGEYWLGLENIYWLTNQGNYKLLVTMEDWSGRKVFAEYASFRLEPENEYYKLRLGRYNGNAGDSFTWHNGKQFTTLDRDHDAYTGNCAHYQKGGWWYNACAHSNLNGVWYRGGHYRSRYQDGVYWAEFRGGSYSLKKVVMMIRPNPNTFH; encoded by the exons ATGATGAAAGCAGCAAGATTAATTTATGTATTACTATTTGCTGTCATGGGACTGACTGCTAGCAAGACAGAGGAATTTGAAAGCAGCGATGAGAGCACAGAGCAAGAATTCATTTATATGAACAGGTACAAGCGGTCCAGTGACTCACAAGACAAGTGCACTTATACCTTTATTGTACCACAGCAGAAAGTGACAGGTGCCATTTGTGTTAATTCAAAGGAGCCTGAGGTGGTTCTTGAAAACCGGGTAAATAAGCAAGAATTAGAGCTGCTTAACAATGAACTTTTAAAGCAAAAGAGGCAAATAGAAACTCTTCAGCAACTGGTGGAGGTGGATGGTGGGATTGTTAATGAGGTTAAACTTTTACGAAAAGAAAGTCGGAATATGAACTCTCGTGTCACACAACTTTACATGCAGCTGCTGCATGAAATTATTCGAAAACGGGACAATGCATTAGAACTTTCCCAACTTGAAAATAAGATATTGAATCAAACTGCTGATATGTTGCAACTTACAAACAAATACAAGGACTTAGAGTACAAATATCAACATTTGGTGTCAATTGCCAATAACCAGTCAATAATTATTGCACAGCTAGAAGAACATTGTCAAAGAATGCCATCCATTAAGCCAATACCCCAACCTCCCCAACCACCAAACAGAATGTATCAACCGCCTACTTACAATCGCATTATTAACCAAATAGCTACCAATGAAATTCAGAGTGATCAGAATTTAAAGGTTCTGCCACCCAATCTACCAACCATGCCACCAGTTACTAATATTCCAACTTCAACTGATAAACCATCTG GACCATGGAGAGACTGCCTACAGGCATTAGAAGATGGCCATGACACAAGTTCTATTTACCTTGTGAAACCTGAAAATACAAATCGACTTATGCAGGTCTGGTGTGACCAACGACATGATCCTGGTGGTTGGACAGTCATTCAGAGACGACTGGATGGATCAGTCAACTTTTTCAGGAACTGGGATACTTACAAG CAAGGATTTGGTAACATAGATGGAGAATACTGGCTGGGTTTAGAAAATATTTACTGGCTAACAAACCAGGGCAACTACAAACTGCTTGTAACAATGGAAGATTGGTCAGGTCGAAAAGTATTTGCTGAATATGCCAGCTTCAGACTGGAGCCAGAGAACGAATATTACAAGTTGAGACTGGGTCGTTACAATGGCAATGCCGGGGATTCTTTCACTTGGCATAATGGGAAGCAGTTCACCACACTGGATAGAGACCATGATGCATACACAG GTAACTGTGCTCATTACCAAAAAGGAGGATGGTGGTACAATGCCTGTGCTCACTCAAACCTCAATGGAGTCTGGTATCGGGGAGGACACTATCGTAGTCGATACCAGGATGGCGTTTACTGGGCTGAATTCCGTGGGGGATCATATTCACTAAAGAAAGTTGTTATGATGATCAGACCTAACCCTAACACATTTCACTGA